Genomic segment of Ficedula albicollis isolate OC2 chromosome 3, FicAlb1.5, whole genome shotgun sequence:
TACTGTAAGAGTCATCTCTGGACTTAAATTTTATGCCAGTGATTGAATAATCTGTTTTTCAGGATTGTGAGGAGAAGAAAGACCACAGTGAATTGTGACAGCTAAcgtttaaaaacaaaaagaatccACATACTGGGCAAATCAGATGACAAGCTTCCCCCTTCATTATAGGGGATTGGAAAAGGACATTTCTCTCAAGTTCCATACTCTTTATGGAAAATTATGTAGAGATTAATAGTGCCCACTGATGTGATATCACATCACATTACACTTCATCCAAAATATTAAAGTAGTTGCTCAAACAAGGCAATACTTAAAAACAGACTTCGTTATACACACATAGATAAGTTTTGTGAAAGAATAAAGTACATTTTTTCACTTCCTTAGGAACATTGTAACTAGGAAATACTACATAGAATTCTTCCCTATGCTATTTTGAGCACATTCTTACAGCCTTTTTTGGTGACCCGTGTCTTTTGATATGTGGAGCCAACCTACTAACAAAGAAAGTATCAAGACCACAGCCATTCAGCTTTATCACAACAGCAAACTTACAGTTCAACACCATTTTGGAAATGCTGATCAATAACATTAAAACAAGCCTCTAAATCTCAGAGATGGTAAATAACCCCTGCAGTCCTCATAAACAGATTGGTCTGTTCTATTCTTTTCAGCTCACAGGAGTTCACCATACTTGAATTGCAAATGAGCAGcataaatgttaaaaatgtttctgcctGTTATTTTCATTGGCATCGGTCTCAGCAGTGTTTTGGAGATAGAAGAGATTGCgcaagctgcagcagggctgcaaggAAACACGCATTTCCCCAGTCTGATTGCCAGAATGCAGAATTAGTTTTATTTAAGCCCTTGATTCTTCCCTGCAATCCTCATTGGCCTGATTAGGGACCTGGTCCTTAACAGACCACTGAGTACCACTGCAAACATTCCCTTTACACTCCATGATGGTCACCAGCATCCTGTGTGTTCCAGCAAGCTGGAAGAGACTTTTCTAAAGGCTTCACAGGATGCTTGTTGCAAGTGCTAACCAGGCAACACCAGGCAAGAAACTGATGTGGGCAAAACACGTGACTGAGCCCCAGCACgtgcagaggcagcacacacaggtgaccACTTTCTATGTGACAAAGCTTACAAAAACAAACTGGAGCAGCCACCTAAGTAGTGGCCGTGAAATTAAGCAGATGTCTGCTTAGAGACTAGAGCTATTGATGCTACACCAGGGGAGGAGACTGGGCAGTTAGCTTACACTCCTAGAGAACTTTTGTGTGTTGTAGGCACATTAGGTAAATCAACATTTGTCTGTATTCTGTAATCTAGAGCAATTTCTTCAGGCTGAGGAACCCACATCTGCATTTTCTGGCAGACTAAAGGCTCACACAGACTACCAGGAGGGCTGTTAGGTCCAACACATGTGAGGattcaagcatttttttcctttgggaatggTGCTGCCTGTTGCAGTGCTAGGGACATAAAACTATCTCAGAATTCAAAGTTTGTCTTGAAGATGGGACAAAACAACTTTCTAGGAAAACCGATGTGACAATTAGTACTCTGTCCCACCAAGGCCTGCTGGTGTAGCCTAACAGCAGTGAGATGCACAGAAATGCCCACAGCAGAACCAAGACCACACTTCTGACATAACCTCCCACTCAAAGAGCCTCAGGAACACAGATCTGATaatcaaaattacaaaaaaggTGATCTTATCCTTCATTCCATTAAAAGAATCATTTGTAACATCacttctgagaagaaaaggtTAAATCTGAACAGTTTCTTATGCCGAATTCTTCGTTTTAAACACAGTTAGTGTCCATTGGTACCTAAGACTAATTCATGCAACAgaaattttttggttttcttttttttctgcctgaggAAAATTTACACTAAAATGTGGAATAAGGCTATGtaaaaggtaaaataaacaAGCCACCCTAGCCAATGCCTGCCAAGAAAATAAGATCCAGCACTGGAATTCTTTGTACTGCTGAACTACTCAGTCTCTTGTTTTTCACATTTACAGCttgtgcagattttttttgtaaactcAAATGTCCGCTGGGACTGGGAATAGAAGAAAAGGTATGGCTAAACCCTTCTTCTGTCCAGCCCCATTCCTTGagtaatttgatttaaaagaaataaactaaGAAGTCTCTCTCTTCCAGCAGTCAGATTATTACAAAATAAACTGTGGTTAATCTATAGCAACAGAACTGTCCATTTCTTCCAGGcagacaaaatataaattatgcaGTAATGCTCAGAGCACTCGCTAATTATTTAACAGAGGGATTTTCCacacaaaacacatttaaaaattgaaaagcttCTCTAGTCCTGACCAGAAAGTAAAAGTAAGATTTCTATCAGTGATGTTTAAAGCAGAGGACTGCAGTCACCCCATCCTGTAGCCTGAATTCAGCTGAAACCTTAActgcaaaatgtgtttttaacaggaaaaatgaCAGTATTATGTATCACTAGTCTGGAGCAGGAATGATTTCTAAAGATTGGCCAGGAAGAAGCAGTGTCGAGACTGGGAAAGGATTTCCAGATGAGTTCTGCCTCATCTGAGCTTCAGTTACATGCCTCCTAGTTTCTCCATGTCTGTTTACCCAGCTCTAGCAGTGATCTTTGTACATCCTTCAAAACTCTGAAGTGCTGCAACACACTACAATGTCCAGTGAGTATCATATAGTGATATTTTACTGCTCATCTATTCAGCATCCCTTTCCTTAAGCATGCTAAAATTTggggattggttttttttttttcctttttttttcagtggagcTGCACCCAGCTGTCCCTACCTTTTTCTTTAGAGCTGATGCCATCACTTCATGACGATCCATCCATCTTCCCCTGTAGTGTGTGCTACTTTCCCAGGGCTGCAAATTTCACCTGCCATTAATTTTGTTAATTCACCATGCCTGTTGcgggagaaaaagaaataaaacattgagGAAATGTTGACATAACTACtggcctttttttctccagaccTTTCTAAAGCAGATGTGTGGAACTAAGTGAGGAAGAGTCAGGGATTGCAGCCTCTCAGGGTCATAAAAAGAGAACTAGAGTGTCCTAAGCTAAGGAAAGCAGAGCACTCAAAGAGAGGCGTGGGGAGGTTATCAGTTTCATCCCTAAAGATATTTGCATAATTTGAGTATTTACCAGGAAAGAGATTGGAGAGATTGGATCCTGCTTTATGGTAGTAAAATCATGGGGTGGATGAGATGAACTCTTCAAACTCCTTTCCACCCCTGTAAGTTTATGCCATAGCTATGAACTCCAGAAAGATCCATATAGAGAGATAGAAAGATCCATTTGTCTTCCACTTACATATATTACCCTCTTTTCCTCCACCCCACTGCCAGTACATTTAAGGTTTATactgctccaggctgagggcTCTGTCCATTCCAGCAGTTCTTGTCCCCAAAGTACCCAAGTTACTTTTACAAAATGAACCACATTCCATTTTGCTGAGTGGGGTGAATGCTTTGCcgttctctttttttttttttaccctcaaATGCAACAGACTACATtagagaaaaaatttcttctcaaGTCAGATCTTATCACTAGTTCTAAGCATTTGAGCAAGATGCATGTGTCAGAAGCAGGGCCACCATgaacagctctgcccagctttTCATCTCTAGCTAATGCTAATTTGATATTTTAGAGGAAGGTAACACTTCCCCAAGTCACCCTGGAAATAACAGAGCTGGGAACCAGGGGGTAAAAGTGCagccaaaacaacaaaaaatattattcctgAGCCTTGGTTACTTACAGAAAATCTGGAGAAGGATGGCATTGATGGACAAATACAATACCTAACACACTGAATATAGTGACTCAATCTTTATTCCAAGCAGCTTCCCAAATAGGGAAAACAAGGGACTGAAAAGGCACATGGAGTCAGTTCCTGATAGGGCCTCTTGCATTCTTCCATCTGACTCTCAGTGGAAGAATGTCCTTAAAAGAATATGAGATTAATCTTGAGGATCCCATGTTATGACATGCCATCCCTAACCTCACAGAAGCCACTTCCATGATCAGCCTTCTGCTGTCCCCTACCTCTGTTGCCATACCCTGCCACGGCAAAGAAACAAACACGCTTTCAGTGATAGTCTTCTTCGTCCTGGCTTTTGGTCCTAATTATCACACGATAAATCTTCTTTGGGAATTGCTTTTAGGGAACCACTTCCACATGTCACCTCACCATAAGTCCTCGAGGCACATAGCTGAACACACATTTTTGGGCAACCAAAATGCATGTAGTTATATGGGCCAAAAGTAAGTCCTCAAGGCACATAGCTGAACACACATTTTTGGGTAACCAAAATGCATGTAGTTATATGGGCCAAAAAACTATGGTCACAGCACACATCCATGTGCAAACTGAGCAAATCTTGCAGTTGTGTGCTCCCATCACGGGCAACACACCTTTGTGTAAAGTAAGATGCCTGTATTTTGGTCACATCGTGGGTAAGTTTCAATCACAATTCCAGGGGCAGCGATTCCACCATGTCCCTtggcagtccattccaatggactctaatcaccctttctgtgaagaaattcctcgAGTTGCCTGAACCTCTCCaagcacagcttgaggctgtgcGCTCTTGCTCCTGTCTTGCCACTCGCTGGCTGCCCGGGAGAAGAGACCGATGCCACCTGGCTACGCCCTCCTTTAAGGTGGCTGTAGAGAGTGACAAGgcctccctgagcctccttttctccaggctaaacacccccagctccctcagccgctccccacaggagctgtgctccagccccctcagcagctccattgcccttctctgaacacgctccagcccctcaatgtcaTTCTTGCAGGGAGGGGCCCAGCGTCAGCGAGGCCACAGAGAGGCGCTGGGTGTAAAGTACAGTGAGGGTACCTCTCCCCCCGAACAGCTGGCAGAAGTGTTTGTAACGCGGAGAGCTGCCCTTCTGCTTTCTCCGCCAGCGAGGGCTTAGCGCGACACTCGAGGAACCAGCGAGCGCACCCAGCACCCCGGGATGAACCCGCACCCTCCAGGAGCGACAGCGGAGCAAGCCAGCGGGGGAGGGAGCGGGGCGCCGCCGGGTCCCGTGAGGCGGGGCCGGCCTGCAGGTGCGCCGGGCCCCTCCCGCTCCGCTCCCcgcggaggggggggggggggggggggggggggggggggggggggggggggggggggggggggggggggggggggggggggggggggggggggggggggggggggggggggggggggggggggggggggggggggggggggggggggggggggggggggggggggggggggggggggggggggggggggggggggggggggggggggggggggggggggggggggggggggggggggggggggggggggggggggggggggggggggggggggggggggggggggggggggggggggggggggggggggggggggggggggggggggggggggggggggggggggggggggggggggggggggggggggggggggggggggggggggggggggggggggggggggggggggggggggggggggggggggggggggggggggggggggggggggggggggggggggggggggggggggggggggggggggggggggggggggggggggggggggggggggggggggggggggggggggggggggggggggggggggggggggggggggggggggggggggggggggggggggggggggggggggggggggggggggggggggggggggggggggggggggggggggggggggggggggggggggggggggggggggggggggggggggggggggggggggggggggggggggggggggggggggggggggggggggggggggggggggggggggggggggggggggggggggggggggggggggggggggggggggggggggggggggggggggggggggggggggggggggggggggggggggtggtggcTCGGGGGCCGGccgggctgctgctggggctcgGCGGCCGCAGACGGTGGATTTGTGGGAAGAGGACGGGATGAGAAATAAACGCACCTGGCCGGCGGTGTTTAGGGGAGCGGGGGCCGGGTGTCCCCCCTGGCCGCCGGAGCCCCTGGACCCCGGCCGCGGACCCGCCGAGCTGCAATGGACGCTGCTGGCCGCAGAGCGGAGCATCCCCGCCGCCGCCGAGGAGGGAGAGCTGCCCGCCCGGAGCCGGCCCGCAGCGCGCCCCTCGCCCGGAGAGGGACCGGGAGTTTCCTCCTCGGCATCGCTCCGGTCACCGCGGGCTGTGCCAGCCGGCCGCCCACATAGGGTGCGTGGCAGCCACGGCGCGAGCGAATAGGTAAACGCCACTGTGTAGATGTGCTGtttggagaggagagagagagagagagaaaaaaattaaaaaattaaaacatgcGAGGATGCGGTCATtgggcctggcacaggggatgGGGCTGCACGGGGAGATGGAATAGCCTCCTCTCCCGTGCCTGGCGCGGCGGCGAGATGCAGGCGAGCGAAAATGAAGTCCTTACGTAAGGCGGGCTGGCTGGATGCTGGGTACCTGCTGCTCCCGCACCGCCAGCCGCTGCCCCGCCAGAATTACCTGGGCTTCTCCTGCCGTGCCGCAGCCTGTCACTGCGGGGCCTGTCCTAAAAGCTGACTTTCAACCGCAGGAGCTCGTACATTTCAGAGCTGCGTAGCATTGTGGCACAAACATAAATCAGTTGCATTCCAAACTCAGAAAATTTAACCCATTTCACTCGTTACCAGGCTTACCAGCTTGAAAGGACATGGTATAAATCTACTTTGCTGTCAAGCCGTGATAGCATTACgtaaaacatttcttcttgGTTACTGTTTACTGCTTCACATCCTACAAATATTTCTGACTTATTTCTTTCCCATATCTACAGTGTATTAATGCGTTGCCTGAATATCCTAAAGATGTCGGCCTGCATACTCGAAAGGCAAATGCATGTGTAAGAACTGTAGGAAAAACACAGACTAGGGCTGAgacctttttggtttttaatttgatttaggTCTCTGGTTCTCCCTACGTTTTAGAGTAGGGGGATAAACTTTCTGCCTGGctgattttcttctccattcATCATCAAATTAAGAATACAGCTTAAGTCACAGTTTTGTTGAAGAGGGGTTTTTTATGTAATCCGAATTTCCTGTACAACATGAAACATTAATTAttgcagcagaagctgcaaaTTCTTGCTGTAGAGGCCCCGGTTAAAGTAAGACTTAAAATCAAATGAATGCTTAATCTTTCCCTGAAACAAACCCACCAAGTTATCAGAAATCTGAGATACCTCCCTGTCTACATCTCTGTGATATGATGAAGTTTGTGTAaagatttctttccctttggAAAACAGGAGCCTCTAAAATGAAATCGTTACCCCCGTCCTCCCCCATGTTTCtgtttcctccttctccttaCCTGTTATTCCTCCAAGTGAAAGATGAGGACTGTGAAGCCTTGTTTCC
This window contains:
- the LOC101807565 gene encoding Krueppel-like factor 16; the encoded protein is MRNKRTWPAVFRGAGAGCPPWPPEPLDPGRGPAELQWTLLAAERSIPAAAEEGELPARSRPAARPSPGEGPGVSSSASLRSPRAVPAGRPHRNSLDASEVSAGSIW